One genomic window of Bacillus mycoides includes the following:
- the purL gene encoding phosphoribosylformylglycinamidine synthase II, which produces MSLMLEPNPTQIKEERIYAEMGLTDEEFAMVEKILGRLPNYTETGLFSVMWSEHCSYKNSKPVLRKFPTTGERVLQGPGEGAGIVDIGDNQAVVFKMESHNHPSAIEPYQGAATGVGGIIRDVFSMGARPVALLNSLRFGELQSPRVKYLFEEVVAGIAGYGNCIGIPTVGGEVQFDPCYEGNPLVNAMCVGLINHEDIKKGQAHGAGNTVMYVGASTGRDGIHGATFASEELSESSEAKRPAVQVGDPFMEKLLIEACLELIQSDALVGIQDMGAAGLTSSSAEMASKAGMGIEMYLDDVPQRETGMTPYEMMLSESQERMLIVIKKGREQEIVDLFEKYGLAAVTMGKVTEDKMLRLFHKDVMVAEVPADALAEEAPIYYKPSKEAAYFAEFQQMKMETPKVEDYKETLFALLQQPTIASKEWVYDQYDYQVRTSTVVTPGSDAAVVRVRGTEKGLAMTTDCNSRYIYLDPEVGGKIAVAEAARNIVCSGGEPLAITDCLNFGNPEKPEIFWQIEKSVDGMSEACRTLQTPVIGGNVSMYNERSGEAVYPTPTVGMVGLVHDLKHVTTQEFKQAGDLVYVIGETKAEFGGSELQKMVHGKIFGQSPSIDLDVELKRQKQVLEAIQAGLVQSAHDVAEGGLAVAISESAIGANGLGATVKLDGEATAVLFAESQSRFVLTVKRENKEAFEKVVEAIQVGEVTNTNEVTIHNEENEVLLTANVDEMRKAWKGAIPCLLK; this is translated from the coding sequence ATGTCGTTAATGCTTGAACCAAATCCAACACAAATTAAAGAAGAGCGTATATATGCGGAAATGGGGCTAACAGACGAAGAGTTTGCCATGGTTGAAAAGATTCTAGGCCGTTTGCCGAATTATACAGAAACGGGACTATTCTCTGTTATGTGGTCTGAACATTGTAGTTATAAAAATTCAAAGCCAGTTCTTCGTAAGTTTCCAACGACAGGTGAGCGTGTCTTACAAGGACCTGGAGAAGGCGCTGGAATTGTAGATATCGGTGATAATCAAGCGGTTGTATTTAAAATGGAAAGTCATAACCATCCTTCTGCAATTGAGCCATATCAAGGGGCGGCAACAGGTGTCGGCGGTATTATTCGCGATGTATTCTCTATGGGCGCACGTCCGGTAGCTCTATTAAACTCACTTCGTTTCGGTGAATTACAATCACCACGTGTGAAATATTTATTCGAAGAAGTAGTAGCAGGAATAGCAGGATACGGTAACTGCATCGGGATTCCTACTGTTGGTGGAGAAGTACAGTTTGATCCATGTTATGAAGGAAATCCACTTGTAAATGCAATGTGCGTAGGTTTAATTAACCATGAAGATATTAAAAAAGGGCAAGCGCATGGTGCTGGTAATACAGTAATGTACGTAGGAGCATCAACTGGTCGTGATGGTATTCACGGTGCAACATTCGCATCTGAAGAGCTATCTGAAAGCTCAGAAGCGAAACGTCCGGCAGTTCAAGTAGGAGATCCATTTATGGAGAAACTTCTTATTGAAGCTTGCTTAGAACTTATTCAGTCGGATGCACTTGTTGGAATTCAAGATATGGGAGCTGCTGGTTTAACTTCATCTTCTGCAGAAATGGCAAGTAAAGCAGGTATGGGTATTGAAATGTACTTAGATGATGTACCACAGCGTGAAACGGGAATGACACCATATGAAATGATGCTATCTGAATCACAAGAGCGTATGTTAATTGTTATAAAAAAAGGTAGAGAGCAAGAAATAGTAGATTTATTTGAGAAGTATGGTCTTGCAGCAGTTACGATGGGGAAAGTAACGGAAGACAAAATGCTTCGTTTATTCCATAAAGATGTAATGGTAGCTGAAGTACCAGCAGATGCTCTTGCAGAAGAAGCACCAATTTATTATAAGCCATCAAAAGAAGCAGCATACTTTGCTGAGTTCCAGCAGATGAAAATGGAAACACCAAAAGTAGAAGACTATAAAGAAACGTTATTCGCTTTGCTACAACAACCGACAATTGCAAGTAAAGAGTGGGTATATGATCAATATGATTATCAAGTACGCACAAGCACAGTTGTTACACCAGGTTCAGATGCAGCGGTTGTACGTGTACGCGGTACAGAAAAAGGATTAGCAATGACGACGGATTGTAACTCTCGCTACATTTATTTAGATCCAGAAGTGGGCGGTAAAATTGCAGTAGCAGAGGCAGCACGTAATATCGTATGTTCTGGCGGAGAACCACTTGCAATTACAGATTGCTTAAACTTTGGTAACCCAGAAAAACCAGAAATCTTCTGGCAAATTGAGAAATCAGTAGACGGTATGAGTGAAGCATGTCGCACACTACAAACGCCAGTTATCGGCGGGAATGTATCAATGTATAACGAGCGTAGCGGTGAAGCTGTATATCCAACACCAACTGTTGGGATGGTTGGTCTTGTACATGATTTAAAACACGTAACAACACAAGAATTTAAGCAAGCTGGCGATTTAGTTTACGTAATCGGAGAGACGAAAGCTGAGTTTGGTGGAAGTGAATTACAGAAAATGGTCCACGGCAAAATTTTCGGCCAATCACCAAGTATCGATCTAGATGTAGAATTAAAACGTCAAAAACAAGTATTAGAAGCAATTCAAGCTGGCCTTGTTCAATCTGCACATGATGTTGCTGAAGGTGGTTTAGCAGTTGCAATTTCTGAAAGTGCAATTGGTGCTAACGGTTTAGGTGCTACTGTGAAATTAGACGGAGAAGCAACGGCGGTATTATTTGCGGAATCACAATCTCGCTTCGTTCTAACTGTAAAACGTGAAAATAAAGAAGCGTTCGAGAAAGTCGTTGAAGCAATTCAAGTTGGAGAAGTAACAAATACAAATGAAGTAACAATTCATAATGAAGAAAATGAAGTATTACTTACAGCAAATGTAGATGAAATGAGAAAGGCTTGGAAAGGGGCAATCCCATGCTTGCTGAAATAA
- the purF gene encoding amidophosphoribosyltransferase: protein MLAEIKGLNEECGVFGIWGHENAAQVSYYGLHSLQHRGQEGAGIVVNNGEKIIGHKGLGLISEVFSRGELEGLNGKSAIGHVRYATAGGSEVANVQPLLFRFSDHSMALAHNGNLINAKMLRRELEAEGSIFQTSSDTEVLLHLIKRSTKDSLIESVKEALNKVKGAFAYLLLTGNEMIVALDPNGFRPLSIGKMGDAYVVASETCAFDVVGATFIRDVEPGELLIINDEGIHVDRFTNEVDHAICSMEYIYFARPDSNIAGINVHAARKNMGKRLAAEAPIEADVVTGVPDSSISAAIGYAEATGIPYELGLIKNRYVGRTFIQPSQELREQGVKMKLSAVRGVVEGKRVVMIDDSIVRGTTSKRIVRMLREAGATEVHVRIASPPLKYPCFYGIDIQTRKELIAANNTVEEIREIIGADSLTFLSEDGLVDAIGRPYEGKYGGLCMAYFNGDYPTALYDYEQELLESMK from the coding sequence ATGCTTGCTGAAATAAAGGGGTTAAATGAAGAATGTGGCGTTTTCGGAATTTGGGGGCATGAAAATGCAGCACAAGTTTCGTACTACGGATTGCACAGTTTGCAGCATCGTGGACAAGAGGGCGCAGGCATTGTTGTAAATAATGGGGAAAAGATCATCGGTCACAAGGGGTTAGGTTTAATATCAGAAGTGTTTTCAAGAGGTGAGCTAGAAGGATTAAACGGAAAATCAGCAATCGGACACGTACGATATGCGACAGCTGGTGGAAGTGAAGTTGCTAACGTTCAGCCATTATTATTCCGTTTTTCTGATCACAGTATGGCGCTAGCTCATAACGGAAATTTAATTAACGCAAAAATGCTTCGCCGTGAATTAGAGGCAGAGGGAAGTATTTTTCAAACAAGTTCAGATACAGAAGTACTTTTACATCTCATTAAACGTAGTACGAAAGATTCTTTAATTGAAAGTGTAAAAGAAGCTCTAAATAAAGTGAAAGGTGCGTTCGCATATCTTTTACTAACTGGAAATGAAATGATTGTTGCGCTAGATCCGAACGGGTTCCGTCCTCTTTCAATTGGAAAGATGGGGGATGCTTACGTTGTAGCATCAGAAACATGTGCTTTCGATGTAGTAGGTGCAACATTCATTCGTGATGTAGAACCTGGTGAATTACTTATCATCAATGATGAAGGAATTCACGTAGATCGTTTTACAAATGAAGTAGATCATGCAATTTGTAGTATGGAGTATATTTACTTTGCACGTCCGGATTCTAATATTGCAGGTATTAACGTTCATGCAGCACGTAAAAACATGGGGAAACGCTTAGCGGCAGAAGCTCCTATTGAAGCTGATGTTGTTACTGGTGTACCAGACTCTAGTATTTCAGCTGCGATCGGCTATGCGGAGGCAACAGGCATTCCGTATGAGTTAGGATTAATTAAAAATCGTTACGTTGGACGTACATTTATTCAACCTTCTCAAGAACTGCGCGAGCAAGGGGTAAAGATGAAGCTTTCCGCAGTAAGAGGTGTAGTTGAAGGGAAACGAGTTGTTATGATTGACGACTCTATCGTAAGAGGAACGACAAGTAAACGAATTGTTCGTATGCTTCGTGAGGCTGGAGCGACAGAGGTTCATGTAAGAATTGCTTCACCGCCTCTTAAGTATCCATGTTTCTATGGCATTGATATTCAAACGAGAAAAGAATTAATTGCAGCAAATAATACAGTAGAAGAAATCCGTGAAATAATCGGAGCAGACTCTTTAACATTTTTAAGCGAAGATGGATTAGTAGATGCAATTGGACGTCCATATGAAGGGAAATATGGCGGTCTATGTATGGCTTACTTCAATGGAGACTATCCAACAGCTCTTTATGATTATGAGCAAGAGCTTTTAGAAAGTATGAAATAA
- the purM gene encoding phosphoribosylformylglycinamidine cyclo-ligase, with product MANAYKQAGVDIEAGYEAVSRMKKHVQTTMRKEVLGGLGGFGGMFDLSKFALEEPVLVSGTDGVGTKLMLAFMADKHDTIGIDAVAMCVNDIVVQGAEPLFFLDYIACGKAEPSKIENIVKGISEGCRQAGCALIGGETAEMPGMYSTEEYDLAGFTVGIVDKKKIVTGEKIEAGHVLIGLASSGIHSNGYSLVRKVLLEDGELSLDRIYGRLELPLGEELLKPTKIYVKPILELLKKHEVYGMAHITGGGFIENIPRMLPEGIGAEIELGAWEIQPIFSLLQEVGKLEEKEMFNIFNMGIGMVVAVKEEDAKDIVRLLEEQGETARIIGRTVQGAGVTFNGGTAL from the coding sequence ATGGCGAATGCATATAAGCAAGCAGGAGTAGATATTGAAGCTGGATATGAAGCGGTATCTCGCATGAAAAAACACGTACAAACAACAATGAGAAAAGAAGTACTAGGCGGTTTAGGCGGTTTTGGGGGTATGTTTGATCTATCAAAATTTGCATTAGAAGAACCTGTATTAGTATCTGGAACAGATGGCGTGGGAACGAAATTGATGCTCGCTTTTATGGCAGATAAACATGACACTATTGGTATTGATGCAGTAGCAATGTGTGTAAATGATATTGTTGTCCAAGGGGCAGAGCCGCTTTTCTTCCTTGATTATATTGCTTGTGGTAAAGCTGAACCTAGTAAAATTGAAAACATCGTCAAAGGTATATCAGAGGGCTGTCGCCAAGCTGGTTGTGCATTAATTGGTGGAGAAACAGCTGAAATGCCAGGTATGTATTCTACGGAAGAATACGATTTAGCTGGTTTTACAGTTGGGATTGTTGATAAAAAGAAAATTGTAACGGGTGAAAAGATTGAAGCTGGTCACGTATTAATTGGCTTAGCATCTAGCGGTATTCATAGTAATGGTTACTCTTTAGTACGAAAAGTGTTACTAGAAGATGGAGAACTATCTTTAGATCGTATTTATGGACGCTTAGAACTACCTCTTGGTGAGGAGTTATTAAAACCAACGAAAATTTATGTCAAACCTATTTTAGAACTATTGAAAAAACATGAAGTATACGGTATGGCGCATATTACAGGTGGCGGATTCATTGAAAATATTCCACGTATGTTGCCAGAAGGAATCGGTGCGGAAATTGAACTAGGAGCTTGGGAAATTCAGCCGATCTTCAGTTTACTTCAAGAAGTTGGGAAACTAGAAGAGAAAGAAATGTTCAATATTTTTAACATGGGTATTGGTATGGTAGTAGCGGTGAAGGAAGAAGATGCAAAAGATATTGTTCGTCTTCTTGAAGAGCAAGGAGAAACAGCTCGTATTATTGGACGTACTGTACAAGGGGCTGGCGTTACCTTCAATGGGGGCACAGCACTATGA
- the purN gene encoding phosphoribosylglycinamide formyltransferase yields the protein MSRLAVFASGSGSNFQSLVNAVEEKRLDADISLLVCDKPEARVIGRAHYHHVPCFAFSAKAYDSKESFEKEILKKLEEYEIDYVILAGYMRLIGPTLLEAYGGKIINIHPSLLPSFPGKDAVGQALEAGVKVTGVTIHYVDAGMDTGPIIAQEAVVVSEGDTRESLQKKIQQVEHKLYVNTVNQIVQSVKKTTVN from the coding sequence ATGAGTAGATTAGCAGTTTTTGCTTCTGGAAGCGGATCTAACTTTCAATCTCTCGTTAATGCGGTAGAAGAAAAAAGATTGGATGCAGATATTAGTTTATTAGTATGTGATAAACCAGAGGCGCGCGTTATTGGACGGGCACATTATCATCATGTTCCGTGTTTCGCTTTTTCAGCGAAAGCATATGATTCAAAAGAATCATTTGAAAAAGAGATATTAAAGAAGCTAGAAGAGTATGAAATTGATTATGTTATTTTAGCTGGATATATGCGTTTAATTGGGCCAACTTTACTAGAAGCGTACGGCGGGAAGATTATTAACATTCATCCATCATTACTACCGAGTTTCCCAGGTAAAGATGCTGTTGGTCAAGCGTTAGAAGCGGGTGTGAAAGTAACTGGAGTAACGATTCATTATGTAGATGCAGGTATGGATACAGGTCCAATTATTGCGCAAGAAGCAGTAGTTGTTTCTGAAGGGGATACGAGAGAAAGCTTACAAAAGAAAATTCAACAAGTTGAACATAAATTATACGTAAATACAGTGAATCAAATTGTTCAGTCTGTGAAAAAAACAACTGTTAACTAA
- the purH gene encoding bifunctional phosphoribosylaminoimidazolecarboxamide formyltransferase/IMP cyclohydrolase, translating into MKKRALVSVSDKTGVVEFVKGLLEQGIEVISTGGTKKLLEENGLQVIGISEVTGFPEIMDGRVKTLHPNIHGGLLAVRDNETHVAQMNELGIQPIDFVVVNLYPFKETIAKPDVTFADAIENIDIGGPTMIRSAAKNHKFVSVIVDPVDYDVVLAELKENGEVTEDTKRKLAAKVFRHTAAYDALISNYLTEQMGEESPETLTVTFEKKQDLRYGENPHQKATFYKAPFAATSSVAYAEQLHGKELSYNNINDADAALSIVKEFTEPAVVAVKHMNPCGVGVGTDIHEAYTRAYEADPVSIFGGIIAANREIDKATAEKLHEIFLEIIIAPSFSQEALDVLQSKKNLRILTVNIEKATTASKKLTSVQGGLLVQEEDTLSLDESAISIPTKREPSEQEWKDLKLAWKVVKHVKSNAIVLANDNMTVGVGAGQMNRVGSAKIAITQAGEKAQGSALASDAFFPMPDTVEEAAKAGITAIIQPGGSIRDEDSIKMADAYGITMVFTGVRHFKH; encoded by the coding sequence ATGAAAAAGCGTGCATTAGTAAGTGTTTCAGATAAAACAGGAGTAGTAGAATTTGTTAAAGGTTTACTTGAACAAGGGATTGAAGTTATTTCAACAGGTGGTACGAAAAAATTATTAGAAGAAAACGGCTTACAAGTAATTGGTATTTCTGAAGTAACTGGTTTCCCGGAAATTATGGATGGCCGTGTAAAAACATTACATCCAAATATTCATGGTGGTCTATTAGCAGTTCGTGATAATGAAACGCATGTAGCGCAAATGAATGAATTAGGTATTCAACCAATTGACTTTGTTGTTGTTAACTTATACCCATTTAAAGAAACAATCGCTAAGCCTGATGTAACATTTGCTGATGCAATTGAAAATATTGATATCGGTGGCCCAACAATGATTCGCTCTGCTGCGAAAAATCATAAATTTGTATCGGTAATTGTAGATCCAGTAGATTATGATGTTGTATTAGCAGAACTGAAAGAGAATGGTGAAGTAACAGAGGACACGAAACGTAAATTAGCAGCGAAAGTATTCCGTCATACAGCGGCATATGATGCGTTAATTTCTAACTACTTAACAGAGCAAATGGGCGAAGAAAGCCCAGAAACATTAACGGTGACATTTGAGAAAAAACAAGATTTACGCTATGGCGAAAATCCACATCAAAAAGCAACGTTCTATAAAGCGCCATTCGCAGCAACTTCTTCTGTTGCATATGCAGAACAATTGCACGGTAAAGAATTATCTTACAACAATATCAACGATGCGGATGCAGCGCTTAGCATCGTGAAAGAATTTACAGAACCGGCAGTAGTAGCGGTAAAACATATGAATCCATGTGGCGTTGGGGTAGGCACGGATATTCATGAAGCATACACACGTGCTTATGAAGCGGATCCAGTATCAATCTTCGGCGGTATTATTGCAGCAAATCGTGAAATTGATAAAGCTACAGCTGAAAAGTTACATGAAATTTTCTTAGAAATTATTATTGCACCTTCGTTTTCACAAGAAGCTTTAGACGTGTTGCAAAGTAAGAAAAACTTGCGCATACTAACTGTAAATATTGAAAAGGCAACGACTGCAAGCAAAAAGCTAACTTCTGTACAAGGTGGTCTTCTTGTTCAAGAGGAAGATACGTTATCATTAGATGAAAGTGCAATTTCAATTCCAACGAAACGTGAACCATCAGAACAAGAATGGAAAGATTTAAAGCTAGCTTGGAAAGTTGTAAAACATGTGAAATCAAATGCAATTGTTTTAGCGAATGATAACATGACAGTTGGTGTAGGCGCGGGACAGATGAACCGTGTAGGTTCTGCAAAAATCGCAATTACACAAGCTGGCGAAAAAGCACAAGGTAGCGCACTTGCATCTGATGCTTTCTTCCCAATGCCAGATACAGTAGAAGAAGCAGCAAAAGCTGGAATTACAGCGATCATTCAACCAGGCGGATCGATTCGTGATGAAGATTCTATTAAAATGGCAGACGCGTATGGGATTACGATGGTGTTCACTGGCGTACGTCATTTTAAACATTAA
- the purD gene encoding phosphoribosylamine--glycine ligase: MNVLVIGRGGREHALAWKFAQSEKVEKVYVAPGNEGMRDVATPVDIDENDFDALVLFAKENNVGLTFVGPEIPLMNGIVDRFKEEGLRVFGPNKAAAVIEGSKAFTKELMKKYDIPTAAYETFTDYEEAVKYIQKVGAPIVIKADGLAAGKGVTVAMTLEEALQAVKEMLQDVKFGAASKKVVIEEFLDGQEFSLMAFVNGTTVHPMVIAQDHKRAFDGDKGPNTGGMGAYSSVPQIPESAVQEAIQTVLHPTAKAMIQENRSFTGILYAGLILTNDGPKVIEFNARFGDPETEVVLPRLENDLVDVCNAVLDESELTLQWSKEAVIGVVLASKGYPEAYKKGEIINGLDALQDVIVFHAGTAMKHGDFVTNGGRVLFVACKANSLQEAKDKVYKEIGKIESDGLFYRSDIGYRAIGHEMTRS; this comes from the coding sequence ATGAATGTTTTAGTAATCGGCCGCGGTGGACGTGAGCATGCTTTAGCTTGGAAGTTTGCACAATCTGAAAAGGTAGAAAAAGTATATGTAGCGCCAGGTAATGAAGGTATGCGAGATGTTGCAACACCAGTTGATATTGATGAGAATGATTTTGATGCACTAGTCTTATTTGCAAAAGAGAATAATGTAGGCTTAACTTTCGTTGGACCAGAAATTCCACTTATGAATGGGATCGTTGATCGTTTTAAGGAAGAGGGACTTCGTGTATTTGGGCCTAATAAAGCGGCTGCTGTTATTGAAGGTAGTAAAGCTTTTACAAAAGAATTGATGAAAAAGTATGATATTCCAACTGCGGCATATGAAACTTTTACAGACTATGAAGAGGCAGTAAAGTACATTCAAAAAGTTGGTGCGCCGATCGTAATTAAGGCAGATGGGTTAGCTGCTGGTAAAGGTGTAACGGTAGCAATGACGCTTGAAGAGGCATTGCAAGCTGTGAAAGAAATGCTACAAGATGTGAAATTCGGCGCAGCAAGCAAGAAGGTCGTTATTGAAGAGTTTTTAGATGGACAAGAGTTTTCATTAATGGCATTTGTAAATGGAACAACTGTACATCCGATGGTAATTGCTCAAGATCATAAACGAGCTTTTGACGGTGATAAAGGTCCTAATACAGGCGGAATGGGCGCATATTCTTCAGTACCGCAAATTCCGGAGTCAGCGGTTCAAGAAGCGATTCAAACAGTATTACATCCAACTGCTAAAGCGATGATCCAAGAAAATCGTTCGTTTACAGGAATTTTATATGCGGGGCTTATTTTAACGAATGATGGTCCAAAGGTAATTGAGTTCAATGCACGCTTTGGTGATCCTGAAACGGAAGTTGTATTACCACGCTTAGAAAATGATTTAGTTGATGTATGTAACGCTGTATTAGATGAAAGTGAATTAACGTTACAATGGTCAAAGGAAGCAGTTATTGGTGTCGTACTTGCTTCGAAAGGATATCCAGAAGCATATAAAAAAGGTGAAATTATTAACGGATTAGATGCACTGCAAGATGTGATTGTTTTCCATGCGGGTACAGCGATGAAACATGGTGACTTTGTAACAAACGGTGGCCGTGTATTATTTGTTGCTTGTAAGGCGAATAGTTTACAAGAAGCGAAAGATAAGGTCTATAAAGAAATCGGTAAAATTGAGAGCGATGGTTTATTTTACCGAAGTGATATAGGATATCGTGCAATTGGTCATGAGATGACGAGAAGCTAA
- a CDS encoding toxin-antitoxin system HicB family antitoxin produces the protein MAKKKSFPLRIDPELHAVIEKWANDEFRSVNAHIEYLLREMAKQKGKLKKDKDA, from the coding sequence ATGGCCAAAAAGAAAAGCTTTCCATTACGTATTGATCCTGAATTACACGCAGTCATCGAAAAATGGGCGAATGATGAGTTTCGTAGCGTCAATGCACACATCGAGTATTTACTTCGAGAAATGGCAAAGCAAAAAGGGAAATTAAAAAAAGATAAAGATGCATAA
- a CDS encoding SPFH domain-containing protein — translation MKEKQVFYVNGFLGIIGILILAAIGAFCLVQEIFIVAALTIILAAVLATGIGIVQPNQAKVITFFGSYLGTIRQNGLFLTIPFAFRQTVSLRVENFNSKKLKVNDVEGNPIEIAAVIVYKVVDSAKAMFGVEHYDRFVEIQSETAIRHVATKYPYDNFQDETCITLRGNTEEISEELKRELEARLEIAGVEVLETRLTHLAYATEIAHAMLQRQQAKAVLAARKEIVEGAVKMAKDSIHMLDEEGVLELDDERKANMVNNLLVAIVSDKGAQPVINTGSLY, via the coding sequence ATGAAAGAAAAACAAGTATTTTATGTAAATGGTTTTCTCGGTATTATCGGGATTTTAATTTTAGCCGCTATCGGTGCATTTTGCCTTGTACAAGAAATTTTCATAGTAGCAGCATTAACTATTATTTTAGCCGCGGTTCTCGCGACAGGTATTGGTATCGTTCAACCCAACCAAGCAAAAGTAATTACGTTTTTCGGTAGTTATTTAGGAACAATTCGTCAAAATGGTTTATTTTTAACAATTCCATTCGCGTTTCGTCAAACTGTATCTTTACGTGTAGAAAACTTTAACAGTAAAAAATTAAAAGTAAACGATGTTGAGGGAAATCCAATTGAAATTGCAGCTGTTATCGTATATAAAGTTGTTGATTCTGCAAAAGCAATGTTTGGTGTTGAGCATTACGATCGATTCGTAGAAATTCAAAGTGAAACAGCAATTCGCCACGTTGCTACAAAATATCCTTATGATAATTTCCAAGATGAAACTTGTATCACGTTACGAGGAAATACTGAAGAAATCTCTGAAGAATTAAAGCGTGAGTTAGAAGCACGCCTTGAAATCGCTGGCGTAGAAGTATTAGAAACTCGTTTAACACATTTAGCTTACGCAACAGAAATTGCCCATGCAATGCTCCAACGTCAACAAGCAAAAGCAGTATTAGCTGCTAGAAAAGAGATTGTTGAAGGTGCTGTGAAGATGGCGAAAGATTCAATCCATATGTTAGATGAAGAAGGCGTACTGGAACTCGATGACGAGCGTAAAGCAAATATGGTGAACAATTTATTAGTTGCCATCGTTTCAGATAAAGGTGCGCAACCAGTTATTAATACAGGAAGCCTATACTAA
- a CDS encoding YgaP family membrane protein — translation MKQNIGTISALIRITLGLILFGCSTAKLVRKPWCTWSKVLLWIGAMKIAEGIVRFCPIVQACKFGKYMNMSAFKMPSMNFTEKGHNKEEVKQASSHDKPKSNGSYDTSDKEIESAIEELILAKPL, via the coding sequence ATGAAGCAAAACATCGGCACAATTAGTGCTCTAATTCGAATTACACTCGGACTTATCCTCTTCGGTTGTAGTACAGCTAAACTCGTACGTAAACCTTGGTGCACTTGGTCTAAAGTTTTGCTATGGATTGGTGCCATGAAAATTGCGGAGGGAATCGTTCGTTTCTGCCCTATTGTTCAAGCCTGTAAGTTTGGAAAATATATGAATATGAGCGCATTTAAAATGCCTAGCATGAACTTTACTGAAAAAGGCCATAATAAAGAGGAAGTTAAGCAAGCTTCCAGTCATGACAAACCAAAGTCAAATGGAAGTTATGACACTTCTGACAAAGAGATTGAGTCAGCGATTGAAGAATTAATCCTGGCAAAACCGCTTTGA
- a CDS encoding heptaprenylglyceryl phosphate synthase gives MYDISKWKHVFKLDPNKELSDEHLEMICESGTDAVIVGGSDGVTIDNVLHMLVSIRRYAVPCVLEVSDLEAITPGFDFYYIPSVLNSRKVEWVTGVHHEALKEFGDIMDWDEIFMEGYCVLNPEAKVAQLTDAKCDLTEDDVIAYARLADKLLHLPIFYLEYSGTYGDIELVKNVKAELKQAKLYYGGGISNAEQAKEMAQYADTVVVGNVIYDDIKAALKTVKAVKGE, from the coding sequence ATGTACGATATTTCCAAATGGAAACATGTATTTAAGCTTGATCCAAATAAGGAGTTAAGTGACGAACATTTAGAAATGATTTGTGAATCTGGAACGGATGCTGTTATTGTCGGCGGAAGTGATGGAGTTACAATTGATAACGTATTACACATGCTAGTTAGCATTCGTAGATATGCAGTTCCTTGTGTGTTAGAGGTTTCTGATTTGGAAGCAATTACACCGGGATTTGATTTTTATTACATCCCAAGTGTTTTAAATAGCCGAAAAGTAGAATGGGTAACAGGTGTTCATCATGAGGCATTGAAAGAATTTGGGGATATTATGGACTGGGACGAGATTTTCATGGAAGGGTATTGTGTTTTAAATCCAGAAGCGAAAGTAGCCCAGCTTACAGATGCAAAATGTGATTTAACAGAAGATGATGTTATTGCATATGCACGTTTAGCAGACAAGTTATTACATTTGCCTATATTCTATTTAGAATATAGCGGGACGTATGGAGATATTGAACTTGTTAAAAATGTAAAAGCAGAATTGAAGCAAGCTAAGCTATATTATGGCGGTGGTATTTCAAATGCAGAACAAGCGAAAGAAATGGCACAGTATGCTGATACAGTAGTTGTTGGAAATGTTATTTATGATGATATAAAAGCTGCGTTAAAAACAGTTAAAGCAGTAAAAGGAGAGTAG